The following are from one region of the Lytechinus variegatus isolate NC3 chromosome 4, Lvar_3.0, whole genome shotgun sequence genome:
- the LOC121414540 gene encoding uncharacterized protein LOC121414540, producing the protein MSQKWALLDFGDLGIDTVETRHIEFPDARREDLCNEYFDDIGESDDEREVTYYHKGGDKGKAKQGKKGAKKGCTAKILKFGDTKDELKMPLARALDGKNISSLDKESPLGRGKRQHVPNVRFTVSDSDEDDIHEIPLKKEKKEKEKAASNVDVAEAKMLVQQILSTSKKSTITTAQGPTEMEIRVEELEKENASLRAALSIIQELPALLESVRQLTQTLNKKAPTCTQSRSPKALPSTSSSPTCSMQEPKAVPDEDLLTSDGNIVLNKEALCDLKKSSPRALVNAIMSAAFSKQELINHSLTGAKCNLHKEDGRPPLPPGKVAAVKGFVKRVFPEYQLFNKHASEKISNLRKSIKQ; encoded by the exons ATGTCTCAAAAATGGGCTCTTCTTGACTTTGGCGACTTAGGAATAGACACCGTGGAAACGCGCCATATAGAGTTTCCTGATGCTCGAAGAGAGGACCTGTGTAATGAATACTTCGATGATATCGGAGAAAGCGATGATGAACGGGAAGTCACATATTACCACAAAGGAGGAGATAAGGGCAAAGCAAAGCAGGGAAAGAAAGGAGCCAAGAAAGGCTGCACAGCGAAAATTCTGAAGTTTGGCG ACACAAAGGATGAGTTAAAGATGCCGCTGGCCAGGGCCTTGGATGGCAAAAATATTAGTTCCCTTGATAAAGAGTCGCCCTTGGGAAGGGGCAAACGGCAACATGTTCCAAATGTCAGATTCACCGTTTCTGACTCGGATGAGGATGACATTCATGAGATTCCCCTGAAGAAGGAAAAG aaagagaaagaaaaggcaGCATCAAATGTTGATGTGGCAGAGGCGAAAATGCTGGTGCAACAGATCCTGAGCACCAGCAAAAAAAGTACAATTACCACAGCACAG GGACCAACAGAGATGGAGATACGTGTAGAGGAGCTCGAGAAGGAGAATGCCTCTCTACGTGCGGCATTATCTATTATTCAAG AGTTGCCAGCGTTGCTTGAGAGTGTTAGACAACTCACACAGACTCTCAATAAGAAAGCCCCTACATGCACTCAGTCTCGCTCACCAAAGGCCTTGCCATCGACTTCATCCAGTCCTACATGTAGTATGCAAGAACCCAAAGCTGTACCAGATGAAGAT CTCTTGACATCAGATGGGAACATAGTATTGAACAAGGAAGCCCTTTGTGACCTAAAAAAGTCTTCACCAAGGGCTTTGGTGAATGCCATCATGAGTGCAGCATTCTCAAAGCAGGAGTTGATTAATCACTCATTGACGGGTGCAAAATGTAACTTGCACAAAGAAGACGGAAGGCCCCCTCTTCCACCCGGAAAAGTCGCGGCAGTCAAAG GCTTCGTCAAGAGGGTTTTCCCTGAATACCAACTATTCAACAAACATGCGAGCGAAAAAATTTCCAACTTGAGGAAATCAATTAAACAgtaa
- the LOC121414541 gene encoding uncharacterized protein LOC121414541, which translates to MEDHITKRGAYKRYREGGIPKSTIHSWKLSGKKICADHAEVEVELRQEQDPQKKVDVVPEVELYVISDSDSDQDLHVALRSESQTKLDWEPEPDMHMENGSQKESDTISETESDIESSLEGQFHEPGSESDRDSDHELEPDPDYDFEPERDPEREPDPDYDLDPEPEQNPERESDTNYDSDPEPVRDPEPEPDPEPEPEPDPNPEPDPETDGSDNESSDGRNDFPRDNGEKPLYDGSEVTIDQARVLLLSYIFKHNVSGVGLKDLLFMLDIFFPGVLPQSKYIFLKEFSNITNIVYHITCSYCSAYIGCRSVIGEVGNCPQCERQFSCKENIVSDNFFVTIPLKEQLQSLLEGYDRNKMISHRTRPGVIKDMCSGAEVKRMVQEGNLHDSDITLTLNIDGVPVFKSSTRSLWPIQCIVNELMPEDRRRNILITGLWFGSKKPKMNAFLKPLNEELQELGTNGFRWKSSTGDVINSRVFLGCSSCDAVARPVVRNCMQFNGQYGCDWCRHRGERLPKGDGFVRCFPFTYPEPELRTLESHREDVIRAVESGEPVHGVKGPSVLMVMPNFNIVEGFIVDYMHCVLLGVVRQFVNLWLDSTNHIHPWYIGNKITQIDAKLLRIHPPAEVTRAPRSLSTRHFWKASEWRSFLLFYSLLILQGILPAQFLEHWFLLVHAAYTLLQNELHVEDVHKAELTLKKFVIQTASLYGREYVSFNVHQLCHWSQSVYSWGPAWSHSAFPFEGNNQLLLRLSHGTQNIVTQMAHNFQLHQTTRKLAKKCMSDATGKCVELYEQLTHTGSYRPVQRRMIGKVELLGKSNILRMDARHHIAIEHLIGEQLHCVNATYWNRFQYEGRLYHSQSYSRSNKRNNSVFKRRDGQFCCIQTITVVKLACHCDVGQCDCVGTPVVIVRVLERTAGAQFADRQLAIESHISHVMQVRSPLEAVFVENIEEKCVVCNHTGDSLYVTSLPNRHERD; encoded by the exons ATGGAAGATCACATAACAAAGCGTGGAGCCTACAAAAGATATAGAGAAGGTGGGATTCCAAAGTCTACCATACACAGTTGGAAGCTTTCGGGTAAAAAAAT TTGTGCAGACCATGCGGAAGTTGAAGTTGAATTACGTCAGGAACAAGACCCACAGAAAAAGGTTGATGTTGTACCAGAAGTTGAACTCTATGTAATATCTGATTCTGATTCAGATCaggacctacatgtagctcTTAGGTCTGAATCACAGACAAAACTGGATTGGGAACCAGAGCCTGATATGCACATGGAAAATGGATCGCAAAAAGAGTCAGATACAATTTCGGAGACAGAGTCTGATATCGAATCTAGTCTAGAAGGGCAATTTCATG AGCCTGGTTCAGAATCTGATCGAGATTCTGATCATGAACTGGAACCAGATCCTGATTATGACTTTGAGCCGGAGCGAGATCCTGAGCGGGAACCTGATCCTGATTATGACTTGGATCCTGAGCCGGAGCAAAATCCTGAGCGGGAATCTGATACTAATTATGACTCGGATCCTGAGCCGGTGCGAGATCCTGAGCCGGAGCCTGATCCGGAGCCTGAGCCGGAGCCTGACCCTAATCCTGAACCTGATCCAGAGACTGATGGCAGTGACAATGAATCTTCTGATGGCAGG AATGATTTTCCAAGAGATAACGGAGAGAAACCACTGTACGACGGTTCTGAGGTCACCATAGATCAAGCCAGAGTACTTTTACTGTCATATATTTTTAAGCACAATGTAAGTGGTGTAGGTCTGAAAGATTTGTTATTTATGCTAGACATCTTCTTTCCTGGGGTTCTTCCTCAATCGAAATATATCTTTCTTAAAGAATTTTCTAACATAACCAATATAGTGTACCACATCACATGCAGTTATTGCAGTGCATATATTGGGTGCAGAAGTGTAATAGGAGAAGTAGGCAATTGTCCACAATGTGAAAGGCAGTTTTCTTGTAAAGAGAATATTGTtagtgataatttttttgttacaatACCATTGAAAGAGCAGCTCCAGAGTCTCTTAGAAGGTTATGATAGGAACAAAATGATATCACATAGAACGAGACCAGGTGTCATTAAAGACATGTGCTCAGGGGCTGAAGTAAAGCGAATGGTACAGGAAGGAAATTTGCATGACTCTGACATTACCCTTACCCTTAACATTGATGGTGTTCCAGTGTTCAAGTCATCAACTCGTTCTCTATGGCCAATTCAATGTATAGTAAATGAGCTGATGCCAGAGGATAGGAGACGTAATATATTAATTACAGGGCTGTGGTTTGGTTCTAAAAAGCCAAAGATGAACGCCTTTTTGAAACCACTAAATGAGGAATTACAGGAATTGGGTACAAATGGATTTAGGTGGAAAAGCTCCACAGGGGATGTTATCAACAGTCGTGTTTTTTTGGGATGTTCTTCTTGTGATGCTGTGGCTAGGCCTGTAGTTAGAAACTGCATGCAGTTCAATGGCCAATATGGATGTGATTGGTGTCGCCATCGTGGAGAGCGTCTTCCAAAAGGAGATGGCTTTGTGCGTTGCTTTCCATTTACATATCCTGAACCAGAGTTGCGTACATTAGAGTCTCATCGTGAAGATGTTATTAGGGCAGTAGAATCAGGCGAACCAGTGCATGGTGTGAAGGGCCCTTCAGTCTTGATGGTAATGCCCAACTTCAATATTGTAGAAGGTTTCATTGTTGACTACATGCATTGTGTCCTCCTTGGTGTAGTCAGACAGTTTGTCAATCTATGGCTGGACAGTACCAATCACATACACCCATGGTatattggaaataaaataacCCAAATAGATGCCAAACTGTTGAGGATTCACCCACCTGCGGAAGTAACAAGAGCTCCTAGAAGTCTATCGACAAGACATTTCTGGAAGGCTTCTGAGTGGAgatcctttcttttgttttactcTCTTTTGATTTTACAGGGGATACTCCCAGCACAATTTCTGGAACACTGGTTCCTTTTGGTACATGCAGCCTATACTCTGCTACAGAACGAGCTACATGTTGAAGATGTTCATAAAGCAGAGCTAACCCTGAAGAAGTTTGTCATCCAGACTGCTTCATTGTATGGAAGAGAATACGTATCATTTAATGTCCACCAATTGTGTCATTGGTCACAAAGCGTGTATTCTTGGGGACCTGCCTGGAGTCATTCTGCCTTTCCTTTCGAAGGAAATAATCAACTTCTTCTCAGGTTGAGTCATGGAACCCAGAACATTGTGACACAGATGGCTCACAACTTCCAATTACACCAGACCACAAGAAAGCTTGCAAAGAAGTGCATGTCAGATGCAACAGGCAAATGTGTGGAACTTTATGAACAGTTGACTCACACAGGGTCATACAGACCTGTTCAGCGAAGGATGATTGGCAAAGTTGAGCTTTTGGGCAAGTCAAATATCTTAAGAATGGATGCAAGGCATCATATTGCTATCGAGCATCTTATTGGAGAACAGCTTCATTGTGTGAATGCCACTTATTGGAACCGCTTCCAGTACGAGGGAAGACTGTACCATAGTCAAAGTTACAGCAGATCAAATAAAAGGAACAATTCAGTTTTCAAACGAAGGGATGGCCAGTTCTGTTGTATTCAGACTATTACCGTAGTGAAACTTGCCTGTCACTGTGATGTTGGCCAGTGTGACTGTGTGGGAACACCTGTAGTCATTGTTCGTGTATTAGAAAGGACTGCCGGGGCTCAGTTTGCCGATAGGCAGCTTGCTATTGAAAGTCACATTAGTcatgtgatgcaggtgagatctCCTCTTGAGGCAGTTTTCGTGGAAAACATTGAGGAGAAATGTGTTGTCTGCAATCACACTGGTGACTCACTTTATGTGACTTCTCTCCCAAATAGACATGAAAGAGACTAA